In Streptomyces sp. NBC_01381, a genomic segment contains:
- a CDS encoding arsenate reductase family protein, translated as MEIWINPACSKCRSALTLLDAEGADYTVRRYLDDVPTEAEISDVLERLGLEPWDITRTQEQAAKDLNLKDRAAWPRDASGRARWIKALAEHPKLIQRPIITAEDGTAVVARTDEAVRDALSR; from the coding sequence ATGGAGATCTGGATCAATCCCGCCTGCTCGAAGTGCCGCAGCGCGCTCACCCTGCTCGACGCGGAGGGCGCCGACTACACCGTGCGCCGCTACCTCGACGACGTACCCACGGAGGCCGAGATCAGCGACGTACTCGAACGTCTCGGCCTTGAGCCCTGGGACATCACCCGCACCCAGGAGCAGGCCGCCAAGGACCTTAACCTGAAGGACCGTGCGGCATGGCCGCGCGACGCCTCGGGCCGCGCCCGCTGGATCAAGGCCCTCGCCGAACACCCCAAGCTCATCCAGCGCCCGATCATCACCGCCGAGGACGGCACCGCGGTGGTGGCCCGCACGGACGAGGCGGTACGGGACGCGCTGTCCCGCTAG
- a CDS encoding alpha/beta fold hydrolase, with the protein MTQQESASEQPPAAGRAEQGGELPLLVTVQLPDGARFPVRALRGEKAPDGPAPAVLILPAMGTPARYYRAFARQLHAEGLTALTVDLRGQGESTPRVTDAAAVEHGYGTIVEQDLVAVVDAIRAELGAEPPLFLLGHSLGGQLGLVHAALGIGPGVDGVALVASGSVWFRAYGRLRGPLLLLGQLFAAAASTLLGRWPGVRLGFGGNQPKGVMRDWARQGRTGRYSAAGSTHDYEAALRTLDLPVLAVSVEGDTWAPAPALDHLVGKVPGARVTRIRYSRQEAGGRLDHFAWTRAGGALAKRVAAWAGPGGS; encoded by the coding sequence ATGACACAGCAGGAATCAGCCTCGGAGCAGCCGCCCGCCGCGGGCAGGGCGGAGCAAGGCGGCGAGCTGCCGCTGCTCGTCACCGTTCAACTCCCGGACGGGGCACGGTTTCCCGTCCGCGCCCTGCGCGGCGAGAAGGCACCGGACGGTCCCGCGCCGGCCGTCCTGATCCTGCCCGCCATGGGCACACCCGCCCGCTACTACCGCGCCTTCGCACGCCAGTTGCACGCCGAGGGCCTCACCGCGCTCACCGTGGACCTGCGGGGGCAGGGCGAGAGCACCCCGCGGGTGACGGACGCCGCCGCCGTCGAGCACGGCTACGGCACGATCGTGGAGCAGGACCTGGTGGCCGTCGTCGACGCGATACGCGCCGAACTCGGCGCCGAACCCCCGCTGTTCCTCCTCGGGCACAGCCTGGGCGGCCAACTGGGCTTGGTGCACGCTGCGTTGGGGATCGGCCCGGGCGTCGACGGAGTCGCCCTCGTGGCCTCCGGATCGGTCTGGTTCCGTGCGTACGGACGGCTGCGCGGGCCCCTGCTGCTCCTCGGCCAGCTGTTCGCCGCCGCGGCGTCGACGCTGCTCGGCCGGTGGCCCGGCGTCCGGCTCGGCTTCGGCGGCAACCAGCCCAAGGGCGTCATGCGGGACTGGGCCCGCCAGGGCCGCACGGGCCGCTACTCCGCCGCCGGCTCCACCCACGACTACGAGGCCGCCTTGCGCACCCTCGACCTGCCCGTCCTCGCGGTCTCCGTCGAGGGCGACACCTGGGCTCCCGCACCCGCCCTCGACCACCTGGTCGGCAAGGTGCCGGGCGCCCGTGTCACCCGCATCCGGTACTCCAGGCAGGAGGCCGGCGGCCGCCTCGACCACTTCGCGTGGACACGCGCCGGCGGGGCACTCGCCAAGCGGGTGGCGGCCTGGGCGGGGCCGGGCGGCAGCTGA
- a CDS encoding DUF2252 domain-containing protein → MTTPAERARLGKAARKRASRSSHGAWIPSADRPDPVAVLERQGKDRVQELLPIRYGRMSASPFAFLRGAAAVMAGDIAVQRDSGLTVQLCGDAHLLNFGLFASPERTLLFDLNDFDETYPGPFEWDVKRLAASVAVAARDNGHAEPAAHEAALAAVTAYRTSMRRLAGLGELAVWYEQIDAHGLLTLIGSTRDRKRLTATLDRARQRTSLQALGKLTEEVDGERRIIHDPPLLEQVGVPDMAALRKIFGDYRSTLSEERRLLLDRYHFVDAARKVVGVGSVGTRCFIVLLAGRDADDPLFLQIKEALRSVLEEHLPQGPYRHPGHRVVAGQRLLQASGDIFLGWMTGPQGRAFYWRQLRDMKGSADVSSMKPSELSRYAGLCGTALARAHARSGDRIAIAAYLGGADTFDRAVADFALRYVAQNAADHSALGEAMATGVVGAAEA, encoded by the coding sequence ATGACCACCCCGGCCGAACGCGCGCGGCTAGGCAAGGCGGCCCGCAAACGCGCGTCCCGCTCCTCGCACGGCGCATGGATACCCTCGGCCGACCGCCCCGACCCGGTGGCCGTCCTGGAACGCCAGGGCAAGGACCGCGTCCAGGAACTCCTCCCCATCCGCTACGGCAGGATGTCCGCTTCCCCCTTCGCCTTCCTGCGCGGCGCGGCCGCCGTCATGGCGGGGGACATCGCCGTCCAGCGGGACAGCGGCCTGACGGTCCAACTCTGCGGTGACGCCCACCTGTTGAACTTCGGCCTGTTCGCCTCGCCGGAACGCACCCTGCTTTTCGACCTCAACGACTTCGACGAGACCTACCCCGGCCCCTTCGAATGGGACGTCAAACGCCTGGCCGCGAGCGTCGCCGTGGCGGCCCGCGACAACGGCCACGCGGAGCCCGCCGCCCACGAGGCCGCCCTCGCGGCGGTGACGGCGTACCGGACCTCGATGCGACGCCTCGCCGGGCTCGGCGAACTCGCCGTCTGGTACGAACAGATAGACGCCCACGGCCTGTTGACGCTCATCGGCTCCACCCGCGATCGCAAGCGCCTGACGGCGACCCTCGACCGCGCGCGGCAGCGCACCAGCCTCCAGGCGCTCGGCAAGCTGACCGAGGAGGTGGACGGAGAGCGCCGCATCATCCACGATCCGCCGCTCCTGGAGCAGGTGGGCGTGCCCGACATGGCGGCGCTGCGGAAGATCTTCGGCGACTACCGCTCCACGCTCTCCGAGGAGCGCAGGCTCCTCCTCGACCGGTACCACTTCGTGGACGCGGCGCGGAAGGTGGTCGGGGTGGGCAGCGTCGGCACCCGCTGCTTCATCGTCCTGCTTGCGGGCCGCGACGCCGACGACCCGCTCTTCCTCCAGATCAAGGAGGCGCTGCGATCGGTCCTGGAGGAGCACCTGCCGCAGGGCCCCTACCGCCACCCCGGTCACCGGGTCGTCGCCGGGCAGCGGCTGCTGCAGGCCTCGGGCGACATCTTCCTGGGCTGGATGACCGGCCCCCAGGGGCGTGCCTTCTACTGGCGCCAGCTCCGCGACATGAAGGGCTCGGCGGACGTGTCGTCCATGAAGCCCTCGGAACTGTCCCGCTACGCGGGCCTGTGCGGCACGGCCCTGGCCCGTGCGCACGCCCGCTCCGGCGACCGGATCGCGATCGCCGCGTACCTGGGCGGCGCCGACACGTTCGACCGCGCCGTGGCGGATTTCGCGCTGCGGTACGTGGCCCAGAACGCGGCGGATCACTCGGCCTTGGGAGAGGCGATGGCCACGGGCGTGGTCGGGGCGGCCGAGGCCTAG
- a CDS encoding HAD family hydrolase: MAVGAKGKLAVLGTAGALTAAVLAGVALWPGTEATAADTSVKTAAELPHWPKPVAAKLGKVISENGHKGAYAVFDADNTTYRNDLEEALLPFLEMKGVLTRKSMDPSLKVIPFKDTAQHKESLYSYYNRLCEVDDQVCYPWAAQIFSGFTLKELKGYVDELLAYDKPIPAEYYEDGKLTKTEVEAPEFFTGMQELYKSLRAHGIEVYVVSAASEDLVRMVLSDPKYGYNVKPENVIGVGLQLKDRKTGEVTSSRKEIAEGRFDQKKLAGRELTPNLWAPLTWFQGKPAAINTYIDEWKKPVLVAGDTPVSDGPMLFHSADVQHGGVRVWVNRKDKYMQQLNEMKRTNADRQRELGQKVTADKRWLTVVPDEIR, encoded by the coding sequence ATGGCAGTAGGAGCAAAGGGCAAGCTCGCGGTTCTCGGTACGGCGGGCGCGCTCACCGCGGCGGTGCTCGCGGGCGTGGCGCTCTGGCCGGGCACGGAGGCGACGGCGGCCGACACCTCGGTCAAGACCGCGGCCGAGCTGCCGCACTGGCCGAAGCCGGTCGCCGCGAAGCTCGGCAAGGTGATCTCGGAGAACGGCCACAAGGGTGCGTACGCCGTCTTCGACGCGGACAACACGACGTACCGCAACGACCTGGAGGAGGCGCTCCTGCCCTTCCTGGAGATGAAGGGGGTGCTGACCCGCAAGTCGATGGACCCGTCGCTGAAGGTCATCCCCTTCAAGGACACGGCGCAGCACAAGGAGAGCCTGTACAGCTACTACAACCGGCTCTGCGAGGTCGACGACCAGGTCTGCTATCCGTGGGCCGCGCAGATCTTCTCCGGTTTCACGCTGAAGGAGCTCAAGGGGTACGTCGACGAACTCCTCGCCTACGACAAGCCGATCCCGGCCGAGTACTACGAGGACGGCAAGCTGACCAAGACCGAGGTCGAGGCGCCCGAGTTCTTCACCGGCATGCAGGAGCTCTACAAGTCCCTGCGGGCGCACGGCATAGAGGTGTACGTCGTCAGCGCGGCCAGCGAGGACCTGGTGCGGATGGTCCTGTCCGACCCCAAGTACGGCTACAACGTGAAGCCCGAGAACGTCATCGGCGTCGGCCTGCAGCTCAAGGACCGCAAGACCGGTGAAGTCACCAGCTCCCGCAAGGAGATCGCCGAGGGCCGCTTCGATCAGAAGAAGCTCGCGGGGCGTGAGCTGACGCCGAACCTGTGGGCGCCGCTGACCTGGTTCCAGGGCAAGCCGGCGGCCATCAACACCTACATCGACGAGTGGAAGAAGCCCGTCCTGGTGGCCGGCGACACCCCGGTGAGCGACGGCCCGATGCTTTTCCACTCCGCGGATGTGCAGCACGGCGGGGTGCGGGTCTGGGTGAACCGCAAGGACAAGTACATGCAGCAGCTGAACGAGATGAAGCGGACCAACGCCGACCGGCAGCGTGAGCTCGGCCAGAAGGTCACCGCCGACAAGCGGTGGCTGACGGTGGTGCCGGACGAGATCCGCTAG
- a CDS encoding helix-turn-helix domain-containing protein, translating to METGSREFVRAVPRLDGMVVSAVGYRTTGELPGLHRGLPSPYLTLIFSFDGPVVSGLTPEQAGGADAISTDIVLGGLHQSPAYVVKPEHEAGIQLAVHPLAARALFGVPAAELAGDIVTSGTEVMGRRAADVRELLCERDTWEERFAALSAYLRQRVAAGDARGSVRPEVAEAWAWLARHRGAGTIGGLSRHVALSERRLTALFRAETGIGPKQAARLMRFQRARNTVVRSVAAGAAPDLARVAADCGYFDHSHLVRDFRQYTGTSPSGWLAEECRNIQAGSHGGGEE from the coding sequence ATGGAGACCGGCTCCCGCGAGTTCGTGCGGGCCGTCCCGCGGCTCGACGGCATGGTCGTGTCCGCGGTCGGCTACCGCACCACGGGCGAGCTGCCTGGCCTGCACCGCGGCCTGCCCTCCCCGTATCTCACCCTGATCTTCTCGTTCGACGGCCCGGTCGTCAGCGGCCTCACCCCCGAGCAGGCGGGCGGCGCCGACGCGATCAGCACGGACATCGTCCTCGGCGGTCTGCACCAGTCACCGGCGTACGTCGTCAAGCCCGAGCACGAGGCGGGCATCCAGCTCGCCGTGCATCCGCTCGCCGCCCGCGCCCTGTTCGGCGTACCGGCCGCCGAGCTCGCCGGTGACATCGTCACGTCCGGCACGGAGGTGATGGGGCGCCGCGCCGCCGACGTACGGGAGCTGCTGTGCGAGCGGGACACCTGGGAGGAGCGATTCGCCGCCCTGTCCGCCTACTTGAGGCAGCGGGTTGCCGCCGGCGACGCCCGCGGATCCGTCCGCCCCGAGGTCGCCGAGGCCTGGGCCTGGCTGGCCAGGCACCGGGGCGCGGGCACGATCGGCGGTCTCTCCCGGCACGTCGCGCTCAGCGAGCGCAGGCTCACCGCCCTCTTCCGCGCCGAGACGGGGATCGGCCCCAAGCAGGCCGCCCGCCTGATGCGCTTCCAGCGCGCGCGGAACACCGTCGTGCGCTCCGTCGCCGCGGGCGCCGCGCCCGATCTGGCGCGGGTCGCCGCGGACTGCGGCTATTTCGACCACTCCCACCTGGTGCGGGACTTCCGGCAGTACACCGGCACGAGCCCCAGCGGCTGGCTGGCCGAAGAGTGCCGGAATATCCAAGCCGGGAGCCATGGCGGAGGCGAAGAGTAG